A segment of the Melioribacteraceae bacterium 4301-Me genome:
ATTTGAAGATAATCGGCATGGGTTCTTTTTTTAGTAAAGATGATAAAAATTTTTCAGTTTCTGGAACGTTTCGTTTCACTTCAGACCAAATAGACCTTATTCTCCAGAATTCGGGATATTCACCACAAAGCATAGGTCAGTCAAATTATAATCAACTTAAAAGTGACTTTGCAAAACAAAAATTTGATGTTCAATTCTCCGGTCCTACTATAATTGGAAGTAAAAACGACTTCCTGAAAATAAAATTTCCCGGAAAAGATTTTCAATCAGGCAATACTACTTACAAACTTAATTCATATGAAGTGGCAGTAGAAGATGTAAAAGGATTTTTAGATGAAATACCAGCTTTTCCTACAGCAGCAGCTCAGCTTACTTTAGGTACAATTGCTGGGACAAATATTTCATTTAGATATTTCCCTAATATTGATATTAAAGATATGGGAAAGTTTAGCTTCTGGGGTGCCGGTGCGTTACATAATCCCGGTGTTTGGTTTAACAATCCTTTGCCGCTTGATGTAGCTATTGGTTATTTTTATCAACAATTAAAAGTAGGTGATATTTTTGAAAGCCATGCTTCAGAGTTTGGATTGTTTATCGGTAAAACAATCGGTGGTCTATTTGCCATTAAACCATACGCTGGAGCTACATTTGAATCTTCTAAAACTACAGTAAAATATGAGTATCAAGAAATTCAATATATTAATGATACACCAATAAACGTTAATGTTCCAATTAAATTTGAGCTGGATGGAAACAACAATATTGGACTTTTAGTTGGTGTGCTTTTCAAATTGGCCGCGATAAATATTAATGTAGATTATAAAGCGGCTAATACCAATACTGTGAGTGCAGGAGTTTCATTGGGCTGGTAAAAGCTCGATTTTCTTGAAGCTGTATAAATATTGCTTGGGCTTGCCGACTATTAATTAACTTTTACTAAAGGTAAGCAATTTTAAATCCAAGTTTAAAATTAAAGTCTTATTTGTTATTGTAATACAATTAAAGGGTTCATGGTAGCTGTGGATTTTTTCAGATTGCTCTTCATTTTTTTTCTATGAATTTCCTTTTCGTGCAGAATAAATTTATTTTCTCTTTCGTTATTTTAAAAACAAGAGATTATTTAATTCCATTTTACAAATTTGAGCAAGCTAATAATTTCTAATGAAAGAACTTGCTATCTATATTCATATTCCTTTTTGTGACCATAAATGTATTTATTGTGACTTCTATTCTATTGTTTCCTATCAAAATGTTTTGAGTTATTTATATCATCTTAAAAAAGAAATTGAATTTTACTCTAAGTCATTTTGTGATGAATATAAAGTTATATCTATTTATTTCGGCGGAGGAACACCCTCATTTATGGAGCCAAGTTATATTGAACAGCTTATTTCTTTTTTAAAACAAGAATTTAATATTAACTCAGAAATGGAAGTTACACTGGAAACAAATCCTGGGACTGTAAATACTAATAAACTTAGTGAATTTAGAAAGATAGGTATTAACAGATTAAGCATTGGTGTGCAATCTTTCAACGACGATGAATTAAAATTTTTAACAAGAATTCATGATAGCAGCACTGCTGTGCAAACAGTTATAGAGGCAAATAACTGTGGCTTTGAAAATATCAGCATAGATTTGATTTTTAATTTGCCTAATCAAACATTATTAAAATGGGGGAAAAACTTACAGCGAGCTGTTCAACTTCCAATTAAACATATTTCTGCATATAGTCTAATTTTAGAAAAAGGAACTATATTAAACAAAATGGTCTTAGATGGAAAAGTAAATTTGCAAGATGCTGACTACGACGCAGAATTGTACGAGTTTACAATAGATTTTTTGCAAGAAAATGGATTTAACCAGTATGAAGTTTCCAATTTTTCAAAACCTTCTTTCGAATGTATCCATAACAATGCTTATTGGCATTACAAAAATTATTTAGGTCTAGGGACCTCAGCACATTCTTTTATTGAAGGGAAACGATGGTGGAATTATTCTAGTTTGACTTTTTACAGTAAAGCAGTAAATGAAAAAGGCCATGCAAAAATTGGAGAGGAAATTTTAACTCAAAAAGAAAAAACTGAGGAATTTGTTATGTTATCGCTTAGAAGTAGTGGTTTGGATATTGAGCTATTAAAAGAATACTATGACTCATCATGGTATGTGCGAAATCAAAGTTATATTCAAATGCTAATGCAAGATGGATATTTATTACAAAAAGGGAACTCCTTTAAGTTGACTAAAAAAGGATATGCTGTTTGTGACGAAATT
Coding sequences within it:
- a CDS encoding DUF6588 family protein, translating into MKLKLIVLSAILFSSLTNSQTLDETLSNLSQTAGTAYVKPVISAFGSNLNSGWVSQLPEPILLGFHIDLKIIGMGSFFSKDDKNFSVSGTFRFTSDQIDLILQNSGYSPQSIGQSNYNQLKSDFAKQKFDVQFSGPTIIGSKNDFLKIKFPGKDFQSGNTTYKLNSYEVAVEDVKGFLDEIPAFPTAAAQLTLGTIAGTNISFRYFPNIDIKDMGKFSFWGAGALHNPGVWFNNPLPLDVAIGYFYQQLKVGDIFESHASEFGLFIGKTIGGLFAIKPYAGATFESSKTTVKYEYQEIQYINDTPINVNVPIKFELDGNNNIGLLVGVLFKLAAININVDYKAANTNTVSAGVSLGW
- the hemW gene encoding radical SAM family heme chaperone HemW — translated: MKELAIYIHIPFCDHKCIYCDFYSIVSYQNVLSYLYHLKKEIEFYSKSFCDEYKVISIYFGGGTPSFMEPSYIEQLISFLKQEFNINSEMEVTLETNPGTVNTNKLSEFRKIGINRLSIGVQSFNDDELKFLTRIHDSSTAVQTVIEANNCGFENISIDLIFNLPNQTLLKWGKNLQRAVQLPIKHISAYSLILEKGTILNKMVLDGKVNLQDADYDAELYEFTIDFLQENGFNQYEVSNFSKPSFECIHNNAYWHYKNYLGLGTSAHSFIEGKRWWNYSSLTFYSKAVNEKGHAKIGEEILTQKEKTEEFVMLSLRSSGLDIELLKEYYDSSWYVRNQSYIQMLMQDGYLLQKGNSFKLTKKGYAVCDEIISKFH